The following coding sequences are from one Humulus lupulus chromosome X, drHumLupu1.1, whole genome shotgun sequence window:
- the LOC133805960 gene encoding vacuolar protein sorting-associated protein 27-like encodes MTEELERARLQSQSQGPTEGSETGSAAESSSIDQYEIMSKVLGERSDFQRGVGYSKGKGKKSASSSTSQSQAQPAHTPQEDMATMAEMMKSMREEIRMLKSQQGPSGNPQHTSTETESRFESLLQRYLPSQPEGGISSQSPPPWSMPQQQQQHVYPPQQNYPNTYGRSSQSPPLYYPDVATGSQTSHPRRRDFGDSSQQQHPQQMYGQFVSPSQQQRYGQFESFLHQSPSPRPHARQFRPSSQHHSTQAPQFASPPLLRPNTSDQDIDLNEYFTPSWPDQNNNN; translated from the coding sequence atgacggaagagcttgagagggcacgacttcaaagtcagtctcaaggaccgacggagggatctgaaactggatctgctgctgaatcctcgtcgatcgatcagtacgagattatgagtaaagtacttggggagaggtctgactttcaaagaggagtaggttacagcaaaggcaaagggaaaaaatCAGCTTCCAGCTCCACAAGTCAGTCACAGGCCCAACCTGCTCATACACCTCAGGAAGACATGGCTACTATGGCGGAAATGATGAAGTCAATGCGTGAAGAGATCCGGATGTTGAAATCTCAACAAGGTCCATCTGGTAATCCTCAGCATACCAGTACAGAAACTGAGTCGCGGTTTGAAAGCCTTCTCCAACGatatttaccatcacaacctgaaggtggtatatcttctcaaagtccacctccttggtcgatgccacaacaacaacaacaacatgtgTATCCACCTCAACAGAATTATCCAAACACGTACGGACGTTCCTCCCAGTCCCCTCCTTTATATTACCCCGACGTCGCTACCGGATCTCAGACGTCACATCCTAGGCGTCGTGACTTCGGGGATTCATCGCAGCAGCAGCATCCACAGCAgatgtatggtcaatttgtgagtccgtcgcagcagcagaggtatggtcagtttgagagttttTTGCATCAGTCTCCCTCGCCGCGACCACATGCTCGACAATTTAGACCATCTTCGCAGCATCACTCTACACaagcaccacagtttgcttcaccaccattgCTGCGCCCTAATACTAGTGATCAAGATATTGATCTTAATGAGTATTTTACACCAAGTTGGCCagatcaaaacaataataattag
- the LOC133803939 gene encoding zinc-finger homeodomain protein 2-like gives MEFDDQDPDEDMGEIPMAPLGYDSSGARTKTGGVEPDGGTSSTNSRKGGIRYRECQKNHAVSIGRHALDGCCEFMAAGEEGTLDVLKCAACNCHRNFHRKESTDGSGATSVSDHHNNYKLYHHGHQFSSSPYYRAPQPSGYLHHLNTPQAHRCRPLALPGVTSSGGQSREEGEDASIPSSSGGGGGSKKRYRTKFTAEQKEKMLEFSERIGWRIQKHDEATVEQFCLDTGVNRHVLKVWMHNNKHTLARKP, from the coding sequence ATGGAATTCGATGACCAAGACCCAGACGAAGATATGGGGGAGATCCCCATGGCTCCACTGGGCTACGACTCCTCGGGTGCTAGAACCAAAACTGGGGGAGTAGAACCTGACGGTGGGACCTCAAGTACAAACTCCAGGAAGGGCGGCATCAGGTATAGAGAGTGCCAAAAGAATCACGCTGTGAGCATCGGTCGACATGCCTTGGACGGTTGCTGTGAGTTCATGGCGGCTGGGGAGGAAGGCACCCTTGACGTCCTCAAGTGCGCTGCCTGCAACTGCCACCGTAACTTCCACCGCAAAGAAAGTACGGACGGCAGTGGCGCAACCTCTGTATCCGATCACCACAACAATTACAAACTCTACCACCACGGCCACCAATTCTCCTCATCCCCTTACTATCGAGCTCCACAGCCATCTGGGTACCTCCACCACTTAAATACGCCTCAGGCCCACCGTTGCCGGCCTCTGGCCCTTCCAGGAGTCACCTCCAGCGGCGGTCAGAGCCGAGAGGAGGGTGAGGACGCTTCGATTCCGAGCAGTAGCGGGGGCGGTGGTGGGTCGAAGAAGAGGTATCGGACCAAGTTCACGGCTGAGCAGAAAGAGAAGATGCTGGAGTTCTCGGAGAGAATTGGGTGGAGGATTCAGAAGCACGACGAAGCTACGGTGGAGCAGTTTTGCTTAGACACTGGAGTCAATCGCCATGTTCTAAAGGTTTGGATGCACAACAACAAGCATACTCTTGCTAGAAAACCCtag